A genome region from Panthera leo isolate Ple1 chromosome A2, P.leo_Ple1_pat1.1, whole genome shotgun sequence includes the following:
- the WNT16 gene encoding protein Wnt-16, whose protein sequence is MDRAALLGLSRLCALWAALLALFPCGAQGNWMWLGIASFGVPEKLGCANLPLNSRQKELCKRKPYLLPSIGEGARLGIQECRSQFRHERWNCLVTATAQQGTSPLFGYELSSGTKETAFIYAVMAAGLVHSVTRSCSAGNMTECSCDTTLQNGGSASEGWHWGGCSDDVQYGMWFSRKFLDFPIRNTTGKESKVLLAMNLHNNEAGRQAVAKLMSVDCRCHGVSGSCAVKTCWKTMSSFEKIGHLLKDKYENSVQISDKIKRKMRRREKDQRKIPIRKDDLLYLNKSPNYCVEDKKLGIPGTQGRECNRTSEGADGCNLLCCGRGYNTHVVRHVERCECKFIWCCYVRCRRCESMTDVHTCK, encoded by the exons ATGGACAGAGCGGCGCTCCTGGGACTGTCCCGCCTGTGCGCGCTGTGGGCAGCCCTGCTCGCGCTGTTCCCCTGCGGAGCCCAAGGAAATTGGAT GTGGTTGGGCATCGCTTCCTTTGGGGTTCCGGAGAAGCTGGGCTGTGCCAACTTGCCGCTGAACAGCCGCCAGAAGGAGCTGTGCAAGAGGAAACCGTACCTGCTGCCGAGCATCGGAGAGGGCGCGCGGCTGGGCATTCAGGAGTGCAGGAGCCAGTTCAGACACGAGAGATGGAACTGCCTGGTCACCGCCACCGCCCAGCAGGGCACCAGCCCCCTCTTTGGCTACGAGCTGAGCAGCG GCACCAAGGAAACAGCATTTATTTATGCTGTGATGGCTGCAGGCCTGGTGCATTCTGTGACCAGGTCATGCAGCGCAGGCAACATGACCGAGTGCTCCTGTGACACCACCTTGCAGAATGGCGGCTCAGCTAGTGAAGGCTGGCACTGGGGGGGCTGCTCCGACGATGTCCAGTATGGCATGTGGTTCAGCAGAAAGTTCCTAGATTTCCCCATCAGAAACAccacaggaaaagaaagcaaagttctGTTAGCAATGAACCTACACAACAATGAAGCCGGAAGGCAG GCCGTCGCCAAGCTGATGTCAGTAGACTGTCGCTGCCACGGAGTGTCCGGCTCCTGCGCTGTGAAAACGTGCTGGAAAACGATGTCTTCCTTTGAAAAGATCGGCCATTTGTTGAAGGACAAATATGAAAACAGTGTCCAAATCTCAgacaaaataaagaggaaaatgcGCAGGAGAGAAAAAGATCAGAGGAAGATACCCATCCGCAAAGATGATCTGCTCTACCTTAATAAGTCTCCCAATTACTGTGTAGAGGACAAGAAACTAGGGATCCCAGGAACACAGGGCAGAGAATGCAACCGCACGTCAGAGGGCGCGGACGGCTGCAACCTCCTTTGTTGTGGCCGCGGCTACAACACCCACGTGGTCAGGCACGTGGAGAGGTGCGAGTGCAAGTTCATCTGGTGCTGCTACGTCCGCTGCAGGAGGTGTGAAAGCATGACTGACGTCCACACCTGCAAGTAG